A genomic window from Elaeis guineensis isolate ETL-2024a chromosome 3, EG11, whole genome shotgun sequence includes:
- the LOC105040437 gene encoding NDR1/HIN1-like protein 13, with protein MADRVYPSSKPNPQPPQAINGGGGPPSFPATKAQAYGATRPPYRPQPMKSRRRSRRGRCCTCCLWLTLILIALVLLAAIAGGIFYVLYRPRRPEFTVTSLRLAALNVTASNQLASRFDLSITARNPNKKLVYLYDPISVAISSGGVDVGDGSFPAFVQDTKSTTILKTTVSTSGESVDASAAADLKKKSKLPLEIDLDTKAGVKIGGLKTKKIGMKVHCEGFDAAVPKGKTAPSPSSPDATCKVKLRIKIWKWTF; from the coding sequence ATGGCGGACAGGGTGTATCCTTCCTCCAAGCCCAACCCTCAGCCTCCCCAGGCCATCAACGGCGGCGGGGGGCCGCCGTCGTTCCCGGCCACCAAGGCACAGGCGTACGGCGCCACGCGACCGCCCTACCGCCCCCAGCCCATGAAGTCTCGCCGCCGGAGCCGCCGGGGCCGCTGCTGCACCTGCTGCCTCTGGCTCACTCTCATCCTCATCGCCCTCGTCCTCCTCGCCGCCATCGCCGGCGGCATCTTCTACGTCCTCTACCGCCCTCGCCGCCCCGAGTTCACCGTTACCTCCCTCCGCCTCGCCGCCCTCAACGTCACCGCCTCCAACCAGCTCGCCTCCCGCTTCGACCTCTCCATCACCGCCCGCAATCCCAACAAGAAGCTCGTCTACCTCTACGACCCCATCTCCGTCGCCATCTCCTCCGGCGGCGTCGACGTCGGCGATGGGTCCTTCCCGGCCTTCGTCCAGGACACCAAGAGCACCACCATTCTCAAGACGACGGTGTCGACTTCCGGCGAGAGCGTGGACGCGTCGGCGGCGGCGGATCTGAAGAAGAAGAGCAAGCTGCCGCTGGAGATCGATCTGGACACGAAGGCCGGTGTGAAGATTGGGGGACTCAAGACCAAGAAGATCGGGATGAAGGTCCACTGCGAGGGGTTCGACGCCGCCGTGCCCAAGGGGAAGACCGCCCCATCCCCGTCTTCCCCTGACGCCACGTGTAAGGTCAAGCTCCGGATCAAGATCTGGAAGTGGACTTTCTAG